In Providencia sneebia DSM 19967, one DNA window encodes the following:
- a CDS encoding FidL-like protein, whose product MKKYLISFLVISFIALITIIATINYKNNKFNICHSDILWIKENGTSDGIVMKSRVSLLISNDYTGRMNIYGYIKENNVFYRLDRAVYFTYQAIDNKNNYSIHFNSLSVSAADSTPQKLFANFIQLEEDKINYYINVTKMNDNIYIVKDEAYSSFTCYSDK is encoded by the coding sequence ATGAAAAAGTATCTTATTTCCTTCTTAGTAATTTCTTTTATAGCCCTAATAACTATCATAGCCACCATAAATTATAAGAATAATAAATTTAATATTTGTCATTCAGATATTTTATGGATTAAAGAGAATGGAACGTCTGATGGGATAGTAATGAAATCAAGAGTAAGCTTGCTTATTTCCAATGATTATACAGGAAGAATGAATATATATGGTTACATTAAAGAAAATAATGTTTTTTATCGCCTTGATAGAGCCGTGTATTTCACTTATCAAGCTATAGATAATAAGAATAATTATTCTATTCATTTTAACTCATTATCAGTCAGTGCTGCGGATAGTACACCACAAAAACTTTTTGCAAATTTTATTCAGCTAGAAGAGGATAAAATCAACTATTATATTAATGTGACAAAAATGAATGATAATATTTATATTGTTAAGGACGAAGCTTATTCCTCATTCACTTGCTATTCGGACAAATAA
- a CDS encoding fimbrial protein encodes MNYKTVLLLFLSVFSFWSSLSLANNMKVYGSLVNEPCTINPSDKELFIDFGEIRLLDIYERNFEFKKKEVKLVLSDCDLSLASKVKVKFLGTQNNNIPGFLGFNDASANPDLGIGFEYYDGTPVELNTLSNLIPLKQEGRNELKFYTFLKASDNGIANRTIRHGRFTATATFLFEYE; translated from the coding sequence ATGAACTATAAAACAGTACTACTATTATTTTTATCTGTGTTCAGTTTTTGGTCGTCATTATCTTTGGCTAATAATATGAAAGTTTATGGTTCTCTAGTGAATGAGCCTTGCACCATAAACCCATCAGATAAAGAATTATTTATAGATTTTGGTGAAATAAGATTATTAGATATCTATGAACGTAACTTCGAATTTAAGAAAAAAGAGGTTAAGTTGGTCTTATCGGATTGCGATTTATCGCTCGCGAGTAAAGTCAAAGTCAAATTCTTAGGAACACAAAATAATAATATACCGGGTTTTTTAGGCTTTAATGATGCTTCAGCTAACCCTGATTTAGGTATCGGCTTTGAGTATTATGACGGAACTCCAGTAGAGTTAAATACATTATCTAATTTGATCCCGCTGAAACAAGAAGGACGCAATGAATTGAAGTTTTATACTTTTTTAAAGGCGTCAGATAACGGTATCGCAAATAGAACTATTCGTCATGGGCGTTTTACCGCTACGGCAACGTTTTTATTCGAGTATGAATAA
- a CDS encoding fimbrial protein, whose protein sequence is MRYISPLICVSFIGMFATLPSAAKDNEADIVITGNLITPPPCKINDGKDIEVPFGNVPIKSIQGKEQKREVNYQFHCEENKNNWATYLTISGAKSSFDLNGLNSGINNLAVKFQLGDKELELDKKYLIDPKSPGTLWAVLVKNGNAELPTGDFAAYGTIVVEYQ, encoded by the coding sequence ATGCGATATATATCCCCGTTAATTTGTGTCTCTTTTATTGGTATGTTCGCCACGTTACCGTCAGCAGCTAAAGATAATGAGGCAGACATAGTTATCACAGGAAATTTAATAACGCCTCCTCCTTGTAAAATTAATGATGGTAAGGATATTGAAGTTCCTTTTGGTAATGTGCCGATAAAATCAATTCAAGGGAAAGAGCAAAAAAGAGAAGTTAATTACCAGTTTCACTGTGAAGAGAATAAGAATAATTGGGCTACATATCTTACGATTAGTGGAGCAAAAAGTTCTTTTGATCTTAATGGGTTAAACTCTGGAATTAATAATCTAGCCGTTAAATTTCAATTAGGTGATAAAGAGTTAGAATTAGATAAAAAGTATTTAATAGACCCTAAATCCCCCGGAACATTATGGGCTGTGCTCGTTAAAAATGGAAATGCAGAGTTGCCTACTGGTGATTTTGCCGCTTACGGTACAATCGTTGTGGAGTACCAGTAA
- a CDS encoding fimbrial protein produces MVSIKYLTKLLSLIFIFSVPPALSFSGFLYIDIKGEVVGKPCSVNNGRLIEIDFGDVLTTRIQGEYYKKLVEYTVTCDGQSTMPSLNILVDGVSSDFDQKLLKTDVTGLGVLFKFGTQDFPIRTKRPFTFSPKPEISAVLVKNKDTELPARKFTANATLKVSYQ; encoded by the coding sequence ATGGTGTCTATTAAATATTTAACTAAGCTTCTCTCACTAATATTTATTTTTAGTGTGCCTCCTGCTCTGAGTTTTTCGGGCTTTCTCTATATAGATATTAAAGGGGAGGTAGTGGGGAAGCCGTGTTCGGTGAATAATGGACGACTCATTGAAATTGACTTTGGAGACGTATTAACAACTCGTATTCAAGGTGAATATTATAAAAAACTGGTCGAATATACAGTAACTTGTGATGGTCAATCGACTATGCCTAGCCTCAATATTCTTGTGGATGGTGTATCTTCTGATTTTGATCAGAAACTGTTAAAAACAGATGTTACTGGACTTGGCGTTTTATTTAAATTTGGGACACAAGATTTCCCAATTAGAACTAAACGCCCATTTACTTTTAGTCCAAAACCTGAAATATCGGCCGTATTAGTTAAAAATAAAGATACTGAACTTCCTGCACGTAAATTTACTGCTAATGCAACACTTAAAGTTTCGTATCAATAA